A section of the Candidatus Baltobacteraceae bacterium genome encodes:
- a CDS encoding peptide ABC transporter substrate-binding protein: MSLARRLLAIALAAACAACSKPQSTGTGNRNPWTIPGVLRIGAPEEPDSLNLMYGHTWATDNIAPLLFSFLMRVDANGNYIPDLATAVPTPANGGISRDGRTIVVHLRKGVVWSDGAPLTAADWLFTYRAVMNPQNNVKTRYGWDLIASASAPNPYTIVLHLKRPSVEVLGILTMSGAAYPPMPAHLLAKSPNINSSEFNSKPISSGPYLLKAWNHGSSLEFVPNPRYFRGAPKLKELIWKVVPDTNTLFNQLATHEVDVYPAVTPPSAIARLATIQGIAVDRRLIGNWRHLDMNLSHPLLADVRVRRAISEAVDWKRINDTIYRGYDRLAVSDVYPLLWAAPALPPYRYDPNDARKLLADAGWKMGGDGVLHKGPLAMHLTIYATTGHEENTQSQVMMQSFLHPLGIDLMVRNFPGSYLFAQNGPLYTGKYDLEWSVDTNGPDPDNTGNWSAAYIPPNGANTTWLNDPIVNATSEAAASTFDPAKRKALYQREEERIRELVPSVFFSWQMNYTAVNTDVKNYEPAAFLADTWNAWQWSI, translated from the coding sequence GTGAGTCTGGCGCGCCGCCTCCTCGCGATCGCGTTGGCGGCCGCGTGCGCGGCCTGCTCGAAACCCCAGAGCACCGGCACGGGCAATCGGAATCCGTGGACGATCCCCGGCGTCTTGCGGATCGGCGCTCCCGAGGAACCCGACAGTCTCAACTTGATGTACGGTCACACGTGGGCCACCGATAATATTGCGCCGCTGCTCTTCTCGTTTCTCATGCGGGTCGATGCGAACGGCAACTACATTCCCGATTTGGCAACCGCGGTTCCGACGCCGGCCAACGGGGGCATCTCGCGCGACGGCAGGACGATCGTCGTGCATCTGCGCAAAGGCGTCGTGTGGTCCGACGGTGCGCCGTTGACCGCGGCCGACTGGCTCTTCACGTATCGCGCGGTGATGAACCCACAGAACAACGTCAAGACGCGCTACGGCTGGGATCTGATCGCATCGGCGAGCGCGCCGAATCCCTATACGATCGTGCTGCACCTCAAACGCCCCAGCGTCGAGGTGCTGGGTATTCTGACCATGAGCGGCGCCGCGTATCCGCCGATGCCCGCACATCTTCTCGCAAAGTCACCGAACATCAACTCGTCGGAGTTCAACAGCAAGCCGATTTCCAGCGGACCGTATCTGCTCAAAGCCTGGAACCACGGTTCGTCGCTGGAGTTCGTTCCCAATCCGCGCTACTTCCGCGGCGCGCCGAAACTCAAGGAACTCATCTGGAAGGTCGTTCCGGACACGAACACGCTCTTCAATCAGCTCGCGACGCACGAAGTCGACGTGTATCCGGCGGTCACGCCGCCGAGCGCGATCGCGCGGCTCGCTACGATCCAAGGCATCGCGGTCGACAGGCGGCTCATCGGAAACTGGCGGCATCTCGACATGAACTTGAGCCATCCGCTGCTCGCCGACGTGCGCGTCCGCCGCGCCATCTCCGAAGCCGTCGATTGGAAGCGCATCAACGACACGATTTATCGCGGCTACGATCGGCTCGCCGTTTCCGACGTCTATCCGCTGCTGTGGGCCGCACCGGCCCTGCCGCCGTACCGCTACGACCCCAACGACGCACGCAAGCTGCTGGCTGACGCGGGCTGGAAGATGGGCGGCGACGGCGTGCTGCACAAAGGGCCCCTCGCGATGCACTTGACGATCTATGCGACCACCGGCCACGAAGAGAACACGCAATCTCAAGTCATGATGCAGTCGTTTCTGCACCCGCTGGGCATCGACTTGATGGTGCGCAACTTCCCCGGCAGCTATCTGTTCGCGCAGAACGGCCCGCTCTACACCGGCAAGTACGATCTGGAATGGTCGGTCGACACGAACGGCCCCGATCCCGACAACACCGGCAACTGGAGCGCGGCGTACATTCCGCCCAACGGCGCCAATACGACGTGGCTCAACGATCCGATCGTCAACGCCACCAGCGAAGCGGCCGCGAGCACCTTCGATCCGGCTAAACGCAAAGCGCTCTATCAGCGCGAAGAGGAGCGCATACGCGAACTGGTGCCCAGCGTGTTCTTCAGCTGGCAAATGAACTACACGGCGGTCAATACGGACGTCAAGAACTACGAGCCGGCCGCATTTTTAGCCGACACGTGGAACGCCTGGCAATGGAGCATCTAG
- a CDS encoding C39 family peptidase, with protein sequence MEHLEELSGFAQVTGARESARLLLTPSRGGVLSWNTFAPAGRIEFRLLQAHAPATSWMNFAEWHPTGSKSFSPDGGGVHVDVDVLSCDRLFDGIEVRAREVEFNLVAFSAPGRPVPSLPYARGAHILDVPTRSQYVKEGERGWCSAASLSMVNAYHGVDVSVEDTARAIFDRAYNGTGNWSFNAAFSGSLGLRAVVGHFRNLDHAQRLIERNLPLVLSYSWAPGELPGAPIERSDGHLVVLTGFTSTGDCAVNDPAAPHVRAVYPRAAIERIWQRNNGVAFVIAPAGIDYADVLSS encoded by the coding sequence ATGGAGCATCTAGAGGAGCTTTCCGGATTCGCGCAAGTGACCGGCGCGCGCGAAAGCGCACGGCTGCTGCTAACGCCGTCGCGCGGCGGCGTCTTGAGTTGGAACACCTTCGCGCCGGCCGGACGCATCGAGTTTCGTCTGCTCCAGGCGCACGCGCCGGCGACGTCCTGGATGAACTTCGCCGAGTGGCATCCGACCGGCTCGAAGTCGTTCAGTCCCGACGGCGGAGGCGTACACGTCGACGTCGACGTGCTGAGCTGCGACCGCCTCTTCGACGGGATCGAGGTGCGCGCGCGCGAGGTCGAGTTCAACCTCGTCGCGTTCTCCGCGCCGGGGCGCCCCGTGCCGTCGCTGCCGTACGCGCGCGGCGCGCACATCCTCGACGTTCCCACGCGCTCGCAATACGTCAAGGAGGGCGAACGCGGCTGGTGCAGCGCCGCGAGTCTTTCGATGGTCAATGCGTATCACGGTGTCGACGTTTCGGTCGAAGATACCGCGCGCGCCATCTTCGACCGCGCGTACAACGGAACGGGCAACTGGTCGTTCAACGCGGCGTTTTCCGGCAGCCTCGGCTTGCGGGCCGTCGTCGGGCACTTCCGTAATCTCGATCACGCGCAGCGCCTCATCGAACGCAATCTTCCGCTGGTGCTGTCGTACTCGTGGGCGCCTGGCGAGCTGCCGGGTGCGCCGATCGAACGCAGCGACGGACATCTCGTGGTGCTGACCGGCTTTACGAGCACGGGCGACTGCGCGGTGAACGATCCGGCGGCGCCGCACGTGCGCGCCGTCTACCCGCGCGCCGCGATCGAGCGGATCTGGCAACGCAACAACGGCGTCGCCTTCGTGATCGCGCCGGCCGGCATCGACTACGCCGACGTCTTGTCATCGTAG